In Coleofasciculus sp. FACHB-T130, one DNA window encodes the following:
- the ftsH gene encoding ATP-dependent zinc metalloprotease FtsH, producing MPVENNNKRSPKASRTKQFGGSFLILFTILLLLNFIIPSFGSQLPQVPYSDFINQVESGKVEQAVVSNDRIEYALKSDATGEQAAPDQVFVTTPVAIDLDLPKILREHNVKFAAPAPNNNGWIGTLLSWVVPPLIFFGIWGWLMNRGGGAGGAALTVGKSKARIYSEGSTGIKFSDVAGVDEAKLELLEIVDFLKNAGKYTRLGAKIPKGVLLVGPPGTGKTLLAKAIAGEAGVPFFSISGSEFIELFVGVGAARVRDLFEQAKKQAPCIVFIDELDALGKSRGGAGGFVGGNDEREQTLNQLLTEMDGFDGNTGVIIVAATNRPEVLDPALRRPGRFDRQVVVDRPDKVGREAILGVHSRNVKLADDVDLVAIAGRTPGFAGADLANLVNEAALLAARQNRDAVMMADFNEAIERVVTGLERRSRVLNDVEKKTVAYHEVGHAIIAALMPGAGKVEKISIVPRGVGALGYTLQMPEEDRFLMVEDEIRGRIATLLGGRSSEELIFGKVSTGASDDIQKATDLAERAITLYGMSDELGPVAFEKPQQQFMEGYSNPRRSVSPVVAEQIDRQVKETIDAAHHMALEILDKNRDLLEDLAQMLLQKEVLEGAELREQLKSANIPSEMDEWLRSGKLPDGIQLKQAALV from the coding sequence ATGCCTGTTGAAAATAATAATAAGCGATCGCCCAAAGCCTCTAGAACAAAGCAGTTTGGCGGCAGCTTCCTGATTTTGTTCACTATCCTTCTACTGCTAAACTTTATCATTCCGAGTTTTGGCTCTCAATTGCCGCAGGTACCCTACAGCGACTTTATCAATCAGGTAGAAAGCGGTAAAGTTGAGCAGGCAGTTGTGAGCAATGACCGGATCGAGTATGCGCTTAAATCCGATGCCACGGGAGAGCAAGCCGCACCAGATCAGGTATTCGTCACCACGCCAGTGGCAATCGATCTGGATCTACCCAAGATCCTGCGCGAACATAACGTAAAGTTTGCTGCACCTGCACCCAACAACAATGGCTGGATTGGAACCCTCCTCAGTTGGGTTGTTCCTCCCCTGATTTTCTTTGGAATTTGGGGATGGTTGATGAACCGGGGTGGAGGCGCAGGTGGCGCAGCGCTGACGGTTGGGAAAAGCAAGGCACGGATTTACTCAGAAGGCAGCACCGGCATCAAGTTTAGTGATGTGGCGGGTGTCGATGAAGCCAAGTTAGAACTGCTAGAGATTGTGGATTTCTTGAAAAATGCCGGGAAGTACACCCGATTGGGAGCAAAAATTCCCAAAGGCGTGCTGCTGGTGGGACCTCCGGGAACTGGAAAGACACTCTTAGCAAAAGCGATCGCGGGTGAAGCGGGCGTTCCTTTCTTCAGTATCTCTGGCTCCGAATTCATCGAGCTATTCGTCGGTGTTGGCGCTGCACGAGTCCGCGACTTATTTGAACAAGCCAAAAAACAAGCCCCTTGCATCGTCTTCATCGACGAACTAGACGCGCTAGGTAAATCTCGCGGCGGTGCTGGAGGCTTTGTCGGTGGAAACGATGAGCGCGAACAAACCCTTAACCAGTTGCTCACCGAAATGGATGGTTTTGATGGGAATACCGGGGTGATTATCGTCGCCGCCACCAACCGCCCAGAAGTGCTAGATCCGGCTCTGCGGCGTCCGGGTCGTTTTGACCGGCAAGTGGTGGTAGACCGCCCGGATAAAGTGGGTAGAGAAGCCATTCTTGGCGTCCATTCCCGAAATGTCAAGTTAGCAGATGATGTAGACTTGGTAGCGATCGCGGGTCGCACACCTGGGTTTGCCGGTGCCGATTTAGCCAACCTGGTGAATGAAGCGGCGCTACTGGCAGCACGTCAGAACCGCGACGCTGTGATGATGGCAGACTTCAACGAAGCAATTGAGCGTGTTGTCACCGGATTAGAGCGCAGATCCCGCGTTCTGAATGATGTTGAGAAAAAGACTGTCGCTTATCACGAAGTCGGTCATGCGATTATCGCGGCTTTGATGCCGGGAGCTGGTAAAGTCGAGAAAATCTCTATCGTCCCCCGTGGCGTCGGTGCCCTAGGCTACACGCTCCAGATGCCAGAGGAAGACCGCTTTTTGATGGTAGAAGATGAAATTCGCGGTCGAATCGCCACTCTCTTAGGTGGACGCTCATCGGAAGAGTTAATCTTTGGAAAGGTGTCTACGGGTGCGAGTGACGACATCCAAAAAGCAACAGATTTAGCGGAACGGGCGATTACTCTCTACGGCATGAGTGATGAATTGGGACCCGTGGCGTTTGAGAAGCCGCAGCAACAGTTCATGGAGGGTTACAGCAATCCGCGTCGTTCAGTGAGTCCCGTGGTGGCTGAGCAGATTGACCGTCAAGTGAAGGAAACGATTGATGCAGCGCATCACATGGCTTTAGAAATCCTAGACAAGAATCGGGATTTGCTGGAAGATTTGGCACAGATGCTTTTGCAAAAAGAAGTTTTGGAAGGCGCTGAACTGCGGGAACAACTCAAATCCGCTAATATTCCTTCAGAAATGGATGAATGGTTGCGTAGCGGGAAGTTACCTGACGGGATACAGTTGAAGCAAGCCGCTTTGGTTTAA
- a CDS encoding bestrophin family ion channel, with amino-acid sequence MDKKKWQWFQVTFQLKGSVIPAVLPRTLICGGFGLIISVLYHFKLAVSLPILASLIPNIVLGLLLVFRTNTAYERFWEGRKCWGSIVNTVRNLARQIWVSVDENEPKDRESKIAALRLLVAFSVATKLHLRSEPVNSELEDLMSASRYFKLKTMNNPPLEVAFWIGDYLQEQYGRNCLNVYQMNSLQNLINILVDNLGACERILKTPIPMAYVIHLKQLLLIYCLSLPFQMVGQLHWWTGLTVALISFTLFGIEEIGIEIENPFGHDANDLPLDAICATMRRNIEDLISLAPSVRDWKTTRIDKAV; translated from the coding sequence ATGGATAAAAAGAAATGGCAGTGGTTTCAAGTTACCTTCCAGTTAAAAGGCTCGGTCATTCCAGCAGTCTTGCCTAGAACCCTTATCTGTGGGGGATTTGGCTTAATTATTTCTGTTCTTTACCATTTTAAATTAGCTGTATCTTTGCCAATTCTAGCTAGCTTAATTCCCAATATTGTTTTAGGTTTATTACTGGTGTTTCGGACGAATACAGCTTACGAGCGGTTCTGGGAAGGTCGGAAATGTTGGGGTAGTATAGTAAACACTGTCCGCAACCTGGCTCGTCAAATTTGGGTTTCGGTTGACGAAAATGAACCGAAAGATAGAGAGTCTAAAATAGCTGCTTTACGGCTTCTAGTAGCTTTTTCTGTAGCGACTAAATTGCATCTAAGATCGGAGCCAGTCAACAGCGAACTCGAAGATTTGATGTCTGCGTCTCGCTACTTTAAGTTAAAGACAATGAACAATCCACCGCTTGAAGTTGCGTTTTGGATTGGAGATTATCTACAAGAACAATATGGTCGAAATTGCCTGAATGTTTATCAAATGAATTCTCTGCAAAACTTAATTAATATACTGGTAGACAATTTAGGAGCTTGCGAACGAATTCTCAAAACTCCAATTCCAATGGCTTATGTAATTCATCTCAAGCAGTTACTGTTAATCTATTGTCTATCTTTGCCGTTTCAAATGGTTGGACAGTTGCATTGGTGGACTGGACTAACGGTTGCTTTGATTAGTTTTACATTGTTTGGAATTGAAGAAATTGGGATTGAAATTGAAAATCCATTTGGTCACGATGCAAATGACCTGCCTTTGGATGCAATTTGCGCCACGATGCGGCGCAATATCGAAGATTTAATTTCTCTAGCCCCTAGTGTTAGGGATTGGAAGACCACACGAATCGATAAAGCAGTATAG
- a CDS encoding ATP-binding protein yields the protein MTTVPLPPNEIERLEALRRYNILDTPPEESFDRITALAARLFDVPIALVSLVDQFRAWFKSCYGFDTREINREATMCSFAILSKDVFVVADTRNDPRFACKPYAISEPGIRFYAGAPLIAKDGFNLGTLCLVDSKPRHELSAEQRATLADLAAMVVDELELRLAAHKIAQMDAALIEVTKGVSAATGEAFFYSLAQHLTKALDVDFAFIGELAGKDEDKVSTIALYAQHEIADNIEYSLLNTPCKQVIQQGKLCCYPRNLQAQFPGNLLLAEMDVDSYIATPLLGSTGRVLGLVGVMARKPLEYTHLAESLLTIFATRATAELERKRAEEERTRLLASEQAARAEAEAANRMKDEFLAVLSHELRSPLNPIIGWSGMLRTQKLNAATTARALETIERNAKLQAELIEDLLDVSRMIRGKLSLNVCPVNLISIVQAAMETVHLAAAAKSIRLESVLDPAIGLVIGDPNRLQQIIWNLLSNGIKFTPSGGRVEIKLDCTGSYAQIEVSDTGKGIEADFLPYVFERFRQADSTSTRSQTGLGLGLAIVRHLTELHGGTVCVDSPGEGQGAIFTVKLPLMMKTELKGLKPELEAPLSTQPSSSFSTVLEGLQVLVVDDEADSRDFLAIALEQYGARVTAVASVQEALEALQQVKPDVLVSDIGMPDEDGYTLIGKIRAMTPEQGGQISAVALTAYARSEDCERAILAGFQQHVTKPVEAAAFAATIASLARNSFNIVS from the coding sequence TTGACCACTGTTCCCCTGCCGCCTAACGAAATAGAACGCCTAGAGGCACTGCGTCGCTACAACATTCTCGATACACCTCCCGAAGAAAGCTTCGACCGCATTACGGCTCTGGCGGCTCGGCTTTTTGACGTACCCATTGCCCTCGTTTCTTTAGTTGACCAATTTCGAGCCTGGTTTAAATCCTGCTACGGCTTTGACACCCGCGAAATTAATCGTGAAGCAACAATGTGTAGCTTCGCGATTTTGTCTAAGGATGTTTTCGTGGTTGCAGATACCAGAAATGACCCTCGCTTCGCTTGTAAGCCCTATGCAATTAGCGAACCGGGGATTCGCTTCTATGCAGGTGCGCCCCTGATCGCTAAGGATGGTTTTAATCTTGGCACCCTTTGTCTTGTAGACAGCAAGCCGCGCCATGAGTTATCTGCCGAGCAGCGAGCAACCCTTGCCGATCTAGCGGCGATGGTGGTTGATGAGCTAGAGTTGCGGCTGGCTGCACACAAAATTGCTCAGATGGATGCTGCCCTCATTGAGGTGACGAAGGGAGTTTCGGCAGCGACAGGGGAGGCGTTTTTCTACTCCCTGGCGCAACACCTCACTAAGGCATTGGATGTTGATTTCGCTTTTATTGGGGAACTGGCGGGGAAAGACGAAGATAAAGTCAGCACGATTGCTCTCTATGCCCAGCATGAGATTGCAGACAATATTGAGTATTCACTGCTGAATACACCTTGCAAACAGGTGATTCAGCAAGGAAAGCTATGCTGCTATCCCCGCAATCTCCAAGCGCAATTTCCTGGTAATCTTTTGCTTGCCGAGATGGACGTTGATAGCTATATCGCAACTCCGCTTTTAGGCTCCACAGGGAGAGTGTTGGGATTAGTGGGGGTGATGGCTCGAAAACCGTTGGAGTATACCCATCTGGCAGAATCGCTGCTGACAATCTTTGCCACCCGTGCGACAGCCGAACTGGAGCGCAAGCGAGCGGAGGAAGAACGTACCCGACTGTTGGCTAGCGAACAAGCGGCACGCGCCGAGGCAGAGGCGGCGAACCGCATGAAAGACGAGTTTTTGGCGGTACTTTCTCACGAATTGCGATCGCCCCTCAACCCAATTATCGGATGGTCGGGGATGCTTCGCACTCAGAAGTTGAATGCAGCAACGACTGCCCGCGCCCTGGAAACCATTGAGCGCAACGCTAAGTTACAGGCAGAGTTGATTGAGGATCTTCTGGATGTGTCGCGGATGATTCGAGGCAAACTTTCCTTGAATGTGTGCCCGGTTAATCTGATCTCAATTGTTCAAGCGGCGATGGAGACGGTACATCTAGCCGCAGCGGCTAAAAGCATTCGACTGGAATCTGTACTCGATCCCGCCATCGGTTTGGTTATCGGCGATCCAAACCGCTTGCAGCAGATTATCTGGAACTTGCTCTCGAATGGGATCAAGTTCACACCCTCCGGGGGACGAGTGGAAATCAAGCTCGATTGCACTGGCTCCTACGCCCAGATTGAGGTGAGCGATACAGGCAAAGGAATCGAGGCTGACTTTCTGCCCTATGTCTTCGAGCGCTTCCGTCAAGCTGATAGTACCAGCACGCGATCGCAAACAGGGCTTGGTTTAGGTTTGGCAATTGTTCGTCACCTCACCGAACTACACGGCGGAACTGTCTGTGTTGACAGTCCTGGGGAGGGGCAGGGGGCAATCTTTACGGTGAAACTGCCGCTGATGATGAAGACTGAGTTGAAAGGACTCAAGCCTGAGCTAGAAGCCCCACTTAGTACACAGCCTTCATCAAGCTTCAGCACTGTACTGGAAGGGTTACAGGTGTTGGTTGTAGATGACGAGGCTGATAGCCGAGATTTTCTCGCGATCGCGCTTGAACAGTATGGAGCGAGGGTAACAGCAGTAGCATCGGTACAGGAGGCACTTGAGGCGCTGCAACAGGTAAAACCAGATGTCTTAGTGAGCGACATTGGGATGCCCGATGAGGATGGCTACACGTTGATCGGCAAAATTAGAGCAATGACGCCAGAGCAAGGAGGACAGATTTCAGCGGTAGCACTGACGGCGTATGCCAGAAGCGAGGATTGCGAGCGTGCGATTTTGGCAGGCTTCCAGCAGCACGTCACAAAGCCTGTCGAGGCAGCCGCATTCGCTGCAACAATCGCTAGCTTGGCTAGAAATTCTTTCAATATAGTCTCCTAG
- a CDS encoding DUF3124 domain-containing protein, translating to MKLYLYFSSTLALIVLASCSLPGIPQKPQSNMGQVTQPQLRVVTLDDNSKIAMGQTIYVPIYSHIYYENQKEVLYLSATLSIRNTDLSNPIIVTSVRYYDTEGKLIKHYLDRPVELGSLASTDFVVARTDTTGGLGANFIVEWIAKKKVSEPVVEAVMISAASNQGISFVSPGRVIKSHNNK from the coding sequence ATGAAGCTTTATTTGTATTTTTCTTCGACCCTAGCACTCATTGTCCTTGCCTCTTGCAGTTTACCGGGGATTCCACAGAAGCCACAATCTAATATGGGTCAGGTGACTCAACCCCAACTCAGGGTGGTAACGTTGGATGACAATAGTAAGATAGCGATGGGGCAAACTATCTATGTCCCTATCTATTCTCATATTTATTACGAAAACCAGAAGGAAGTTTTATATTTATCAGCCACTCTTAGTATTCGCAATACGGATTTGAGCAATCCCATCATTGTCACTTCAGTGCGCTACTATGATACAGAGGGAAAATTAATCAAGCACTATTTAGATCGCCCTGTGGAACTTGGTTCTCTAGCTTCTACAGATTTTGTTGTAGCGAGAACTGACACCACTGGGGGGTTAGGAGCTAACTTTATTGTTGAGTGGATAGCTAAAAAGAAAGTTTCTGAGCCTGTCGTTGAAGCCGTTATGATTAGTGCTGCATCCAACCAAGGAATTTCTTTTGTTAGTCCTGGTAGAGTTATTAAAAGTCATAACAATAAGTAA
- a CDS encoding aminotransferase class IV, whose amino-acid sequence MYWYNGNLIESGTLELAIDDPGLLYGAKVFTTLRVYEQSLESPLTNWKGHCDRLCCSVQTFDWQQPDWEKLRQQAEALIPHFPVLRITLFPDGREWISGRFFPDDLTDRQKYGVKSWLAAEPLFCRSIPEHKTGNYLPAWLALGKAQQMGATEAILVDDKGNWLETSTGNLWGWRDGKWWTPPLDAGILPGIARSQLINWLASQNQTPEQVPWDADFVKGLSVLAYSNCVVQVVPIHTVLCQEGTLTFDPLHSSLEQLQSLFQRYQTHQASP is encoded by the coding sequence ATGTACTGGTATAACGGCAACCTGATTGAGTCGGGAACCCTGGAGTTAGCGATTGACGATCCGGGGTTGCTTTATGGAGCGAAGGTGTTTACAACGCTGCGGGTTTATGAGCAGTCGTTGGAGAGTCCGCTGACTAACTGGAAGGGACATTGCGATCGCCTCTGTTGCAGCGTGCAAACGTTTGACTGGCAGCAGCCAGACTGGGAAAAATTACGACAACAAGCAGAAGCGTTAATCCCCCACTTCCCCGTTCTCAGAATTACCCTATTTCCCGATGGGCGAGAGTGGATTAGCGGGCGGTTTTTCCCGGATGATTTGACAGACAGACAAAAATATGGTGTTAAAAGTTGGTTAGCGGCAGAGCCGTTATTTTGCCGCTCAATTCCCGAACATAAAACGGGGAACTACCTGCCTGCTTGGCTGGCATTGGGAAAAGCTCAGCAGATGGGAGCGACAGAAGCAATTTTGGTCGATGATAAGGGAAATTGGTTAGAAACCAGTACGGGCAATCTTTGGGGATGGCGGGATGGTAAGTGGTGGACGCCGCCTCTAGATGCTGGAATTTTGCCGGGAATCGCGCGATCGCAACTGATCAACTGGCTGGCAAGTCAGAATCAAACCCCTGAGCAAGTACCTTGGGATGCTGACTTTGTGAAAGGATTGTCAGTTCTTGCTTATAGTAATTGCGTGGTGCAAGTCGTTCCGATTCATACCGTTCTTTGCCAAGAAGGTACTTTGACTTTTGACCCGTTACACAGCAGCCTAGAGCAATTGCAGAGCTTATTTCAGCGCTACCAAACCCATCAAGCTTCCCCCTGA
- the ftsH3 gene encoding ATP-dependent zinc metalloprotease FtsH3 — protein MNKRWRNAGLYALLAIVVIALGTAFLDKQPQSRETWKYSKLIQEVQDGRIERVGLSADRTKALVTAQDGSKIVVNLPNDPDLISILSTKGVDISVLPQSDDSFWFRALSSLFFPVLLLVGLFFLLRRAQSGPGSQAMNFGKSKARVQMEPQTQVTFGDVAGIDQAKLELNEVVDFLKNADRFTAIGAKIPKGVLLVGPPGTGKTLLARAVAGEAGVPFFSISGSEFVEMFVGVGASRVRDLFEQAKANAPCIVFIDEIDAVGRQRGAGLGGGNDEREQTLNQLLTEMDGFEGNTGIIIIAATNRPDVLDAALLRPGRFDRQVVVDRPDYAGRLEILNVHARGKTLAKDVDLEKIARRTPGFTGADLSNLLNEAAILAARRNLTEISMDEINDAIDRVLAGPEKKDRVMSEKRKTLVAYHEAGHALVGALMPDYDPVQKISIIPRGRAGGLTWFTPSEDRMDSGLYSRSYLQNQMAVALGGRLAEEIIFGEEEVTTGASNDLQQVARVARQMVMRFGMSDRLGQVALGRQQGNMFLGRDIAAERDFSEATAATIDDEVHNLVDQAYHRAKAVLVNNRHILDQLAQMLIEKETVDAEELQEVLANNDVKMAAIA, from the coding sequence GTGAACAAACGGTGGAGAAATGCAGGGCTGTATGCGCTGCTAGCAATAGTTGTAATCGCCTTAGGAACAGCATTTTTAGACAAACAACCCCAAAGTCGGGAAACCTGGAAATACAGCAAGCTGATTCAGGAAGTTCAAGACGGTCGGATTGAAAGAGTTGGTCTTAGTGCCGACCGCACTAAGGCGCTTGTTACAGCACAAGACGGCAGCAAGATTGTCGTTAACCTGCCTAATGACCCAGACCTGATTAGCATTCTGTCCACCAAGGGTGTAGACATTTCAGTTCTGCCCCAGAGCGATGACAGCTTCTGGTTCCGCGCCTTGAGCAGTCTCTTCTTCCCCGTTCTGCTTCTGGTTGGATTATTCTTTTTGCTACGCCGCGCTCAGAGTGGCCCAGGCTCTCAAGCGATGAACTTTGGCAAATCCAAAGCCAGAGTCCAAATGGAGCCACAAACCCAAGTAACTTTTGGGGATGTCGCTGGCATTGACCAAGCCAAGCTAGAGCTGAATGAAGTCGTTGACTTCCTCAAGAACGCCGACCGCTTCACCGCCATTGGAGCAAAAATTCCCAAAGGCGTGCTGCTAGTTGGACCTCCGGGAACGGGTAAAACGCTGCTCGCTCGTGCAGTTGCTGGGGAAGCAGGTGTGCCTTTCTTCTCTATCTCTGGTTCTGAGTTTGTAGAAATGTTCGTCGGTGTCGGTGCATCTCGCGTGCGCGACCTGTTTGAACAAGCCAAGGCAAATGCTCCCTGTATCGTATTTATCGATGAAATTGATGCCGTGGGGCGTCAGCGGGGTGCAGGTTTAGGCGGCGGTAACGATGAGCGGGAACAAACCCTCAACCAGTTGCTGACCGAGATGGACGGTTTCGAGGGCAACACGGGAATTATTATCATCGCTGCTACGAACCGCCCAGATGTACTTGATGCAGCACTGCTGCGTCCGGGTCGCTTTGACCGTCAGGTGGTCGTGGATCGTCCCGATTATGCCGGTCGCTTGGAGATTCTCAACGTTCACGCCCGTGGCAAAACGCTGGCGAAGGATGTGGATCTCGAGAAGATCGCTCGTCGTACTCCTGGTTTCACGGGTGCTGACCTCTCCAATTTGCTGAACGAAGCAGCGATTCTGGCGGCTCGTCGCAACCTGACCGAAATCTCGATGGATGAAATCAATGATGCCATCGACCGGGTGCTAGCTGGCCCAGAGAAGAAAGACCGGGTGATGAGCGAGAAGCGCAAAACCTTGGTGGCTTATCACGAAGCGGGTCACGCTCTCGTCGGTGCCTTGATGCCAGATTATGACCCGGTGCAAAAGATCAGCATCATCCCTCGCGGTCGTGCGGGTGGTTTGACTTGGTTTACACCGAGTGAAGACCGGATGGATTCTGGTCTGTACAGCCGCTCTTATCTGCAAAATCAGATGGCAGTCGCCTTGGGCGGTCGGCTTGCTGAAGAAATCATCTTCGGTGAAGAAGAAGTAACAACGGGTGCCTCGAATGACTTGCAGCAGGTGGCTCGTGTGGCGCGTCAAATGGTGATGCGGTTTGGCATGAGCGATCGCTTGGGACAAGTTGCTTTAGGTCGTCAGCAAGGCAATATGTTCTTGGGACGCGACATTGCCGCCGAGCGGGATTTCTCGGAAGCAACTGCGGCGACGATTGATGATGAAGTCCACAATTTGGTGGATCAAGCTTACCATCGTGCCAAAGCAGTGCTGGTGAATAACCGCCACATCCTGGATCAATTGGCTCAAATGCTCATTGAAAAGGAAACGGTAGACGCTGAGGAACTGCAAGAGGTTCTGGCGAATAACGATGTGAAGATGGCAGCGATCGCATAA
- a CDS encoding nucleotidyltransferase domain-containing protein — MSRKSIATNIARKLWAQCGGFCQNPSCIKYLFAGVEDDVVSLANVAHIIGHGKSGPRSEHELADYIDKDGIANLIMLCLECHKIVDELENKFSVERMQAWKADHEKKINSLFDFPQIRNERELLEEVNELLTENRVIFEEYGPFSQQALQGSSGDALTIWRRRCLDTILPNNQRIVGLIEANKRNFPYPWEVYRQMMGYKLHSDSFRDNCLLEKKVNDYKLFPKEFDDFIKQSLGLPVENRENRSEEEIEFRKATVSKYIEDFLATHSFITRMEKLNIAMFDVELKDGRSLRVFATNTYFFTEYTFEQVMAIDPAVDAIICSNPYGAYTREAKALCIDHKIGLFTLKTFMGAIRKDGDEFLNYLPNDERSSRLSFSKSLLSTASVPPRFQVYIFGSYLRRELYNDIDLIVVYTVGADQELISSTLESISQVFEKQASQLDITVCSEEEYAAMSFEDDNRNRIR, encoded by the coding sequence ATGAGCCGCAAAAGCATCGCAACAAATATTGCTCGTAAACTGTGGGCACAGTGTGGTGGATTCTGTCAAAATCCGAGTTGCATTAAATACCTCTTCGCTGGAGTCGAGGATGATGTGGTCAGCCTTGCAAATGTAGCTCACATCATCGGTCATGGTAAGAGCGGTCCTCGAAGCGAGCATGAACTAGCCGACTACATTGATAAAGATGGCATAGCTAATTTGATAATGCTTTGTCTAGAATGCCACAAGATTGTTGATGAGCTAGAGAATAAATTTTCTGTCGAGCGAATGCAGGCATGGAAGGCCGATCACGAGAAGAAGATAAATTCACTCTTTGATTTTCCTCAAATTCGCAATGAAAGAGAACTACTTGAGGAAGTCAATGAGCTTTTGACCGAGAACAGAGTTATTTTTGAAGAGTATGGTCCTTTCTCGCAACAGGCATTGCAGGGCAGTTCTGGGGATGCGCTAACTATCTGGCGACGACGATGCCTAGACACAATTCTTCCAAATAACCAAAGAATCGTTGGACTAATTGAGGCTAACAAAAGAAATTTTCCTTACCCGTGGGAAGTTTATAGACAAATGATGGGCTATAAACTTCATTCCGATTCTTTTCGAGATAACTGCCTATTAGAGAAAAAGGTTAACGACTATAAGCTATTTCCAAAAGAATTTGATGACTTCATCAAACAGAGCCTTGGTCTTCCTGTAGAAAACAGAGAGAATAGATCCGAAGAAGAAATTGAATTTAGAAAAGCGACTGTATCAAAATACATCGAAGATTTTTTGGCAACCCATTCTTTTATTACTCGAATGGAGAAACTCAACATAGCAATGTTTGATGTTGAACTTAAGGATGGACGCAGTCTTCGAGTTTTTGCGACAAATACTTATTTCTTCACTGAATACACGTTTGAACAAGTCATGGCGATTGACCCAGCGGTTGATGCAATCATTTGCTCTAACCCTTATGGTGCGTATACGCGAGAAGCTAAAGCCCTCTGCATTGATCATAAGATTGGCTTATTCACGCTTAAGACGTTCATGGGTGCCATCCGCAAAGATGGTGATGAGTTTCTAAACTATCTCCCAAACGATGAGAGATCTAGTCGTCTTAGCTTTTCAAAATCTCTGCTTAGTACAGCCTCAGTCCCCCCACGCTTTCAAGTGTATATATTTGGTTCGTATTTGAGACGAGAACTTTACAACGATATCGATCTCATCGTCGTGTATACAGTCGGAGCAGACCAAGAATTGATATCGTCAACATTAGAGAGCATCAGTCAAGTGTTTGAAAAGCAAGCCTCACAGCTTGATATAACAGTATGCTCAGAAGAAGAGTACGCAGCTATGAGTTTTGAAGATGATAATCGCAATAGAATTAGGTAG
- a CDS encoding GFA family protein, producing MTAPYTGGCQCRQIRYEIRAEPLTLYACHCKECQKQSSSAFGMSMPVPRDAVIILQGQPKEWKRVSDSGREVSCLFCEECGTRLFHNPARNSKITNVKPGTLDDTSWLNPVGNLWTRSAQTWVILSEQMLNYDAQPSDFTQLFERFQIE from the coding sequence ATGACCGCTCCTTACACTGGAGGATGTCAGTGCAGGCAAATTCGCTACGAGATCCGAGCTGAACCTCTAACACTTTATGCTTGTCATTGCAAAGAATGCCAAAAGCAATCTTCCAGTGCCTTTGGTATGTCAATGCCCGTTCCCCGCGATGCAGTTATAATTCTCCAAGGGCAGCCGAAAGAGTGGAAGCGAGTCTCTGACAGCGGACGTGAAGTGAGTTGCTTATTTTGTGAGGAGTGTGGGACACGATTATTCCATAACCCTGCTCGAAACTCCAAAATTACCAACGTTAAACCTGGAACATTGGATGATACAAGCTGGCTTAATCCAGTTGGCAATCTATGGACTCGAAGTGCTCAAACATGGGTCATCCTGAGTGAGCAGATGCTAAACTACGACGCACAACCCAGTGATTTTACCCAACTGTTTGAGCGATTTCAGATTGAGTAG
- a CDS encoding cupin domain-containing protein, with the protein MKQSPISAESISAALGKTIYPEPYASLVKGRQKRKLGEYFGLTHFGVNLTHLSPGSVSALAHSHSKQEEFILVLEGSPTLVLGEEEFVLHPGDCYGFKAGTGIAHQLINRSQENVTYLEVGDRTEGDEVEFPNDDLKATQLPNGEWALTHKDGRAY; encoded by the coding sequence GTGAAGCAATCCCCAATCTCAGCTGAATCGATTTCAGCAGCTCTCGGTAAGACGATATATCCAGAACCTTATGCTTCCCTAGTGAAGGGACGACAAAAGCGAAAACTGGGTGAGTATTTTGGGTTGACTCATTTTGGAGTTAATTTAACCCATCTCTCACCCGGTTCAGTTTCTGCTCTTGCTCACAGCCACTCAAAGCAAGAAGAATTTATCCTGGTATTGGAAGGCAGCCCAACGCTGGTACTCGGCGAAGAGGAATTCGTTTTGCATCCCGGTGACTGCTATGGATTTAAGGCAGGCACGGGTATCGCCCATCAACTGATTAATCGATCCCAGGAAAATGTAACCTATCTTGAGGTTGGCGATCGCACTGAAGGAGATGAGGTCGAATTCCCAAATGACGATCTCAAAGCAACACAATTGCCAAATGGCGAATGGGCTTTAACGCACAAAGATGGTCGCGCTTATTAA